The nucleotide window GGCGAATACGGCCACCGCGAGCAGGGCCGAGCTTGCCACCCCCACCCAGAGACCTCGGCGGCGCGTACGGCCGTTCCAGCGTCCTGACATGGGAACCTCCTGACAAAAGCAGCGACATCGGTCGATGTCGAGCGCAGTGTTAGCGGTCACAAGTTTTCCGTCAAGGTTTCGCCGTTGTTTCGGGCAGATGATGTGAAGATATTGACCGTCACAGTTGTGAACGTTCACAATCTCGGCCATGAAACGACAACCGTTACACCTGGCCGCGGTGGCGCTGCTGCTGAGCGTCCTCGCGATCGTGGCGCCCCCGGCGCAGGGCCGGGCGGCGGCCGCCGTCACGTTCACCAATCCCGTCGCCGCGGCGCCGTACGGCGCCGACCCCTGGATGGGGTACTACAACGGCAACTACTACCTGGCCGCGACCACCTGGAACTCCCAGCTCGTGATCAAGAAGGCGGCGTCGGTTGCCGCGCTCGGCGGCGCGAGCGAGACCGTGGTCCACACCGGATCCGGCTCCACCAACTGCTGCAACATGTGGGCGCCGTCGCTGCACCTGCTCGACGGCCCGAACGGCAAGCGCTGGTACTACTACTACTCGGCCGGCCCGCCGGCCTGCTGCGACGGGCAGCGCTCGTACGTGCTGGAGAGCAGCGGCACCGACCCGATGGGCCCCTACCACTTCGCCGCGCAGCTCCAGGTGCAGGCGGGCAACGGCTGGGCCATCGACGGCAGCGTCGCGACCATCAACGGCGCGAACTACTACCTGTACTCGTCCTGGGTCGGCAACCTGCAGAGCCTGTTCATCGCCCCGATGAGCAACCCGTGGACGGTGAGCGCGTACGGCACCAGGATCTCCTCGCCGTCGTACTCGTGGGAGACGGCCGGCGGCAACACCCAGGAGGCGCCGTACGTCCTGCAACACGGCGGCCGGACCTTCCTCACCTACTCGGCGAGCTCCTGCAACACCCCGGACTACAAGCTGGGCATGCTGACGCTGACCGGCACCAACCCGCTGAGCGCGGCATCGTGGACCAAGAAGAGCACGCCGATCTTCCAGCGCGCCGACGGCAACGGCGTGTACGGCCCCGGCGGCCAGGGCTTCTTCACCTCG belongs to Amorphoplanes digitatis and includes:
- a CDS encoding family 43 glycosylhydrolase — its product is MKRQPLHLAAVALLLSVLAIVAPPAQGRAAAAVTFTNPVAAAPYGADPWMGYYNGNYYLAATTWNSQLVIKKAASVAALGGASETVVHTGSGSTNCCNMWAPSLHLLDGPNGKRWYYYYSAGPPACCDGQRSYVLESSGTDPMGPYHFAAQLQVQAGNGWAIDGSVATINGANYYLYSSWVGNLQSLFIAPMSNPWTVSAYGTRISSPSYSWETAGGNTQEAPYVLQHGGRTFLTYSASSCNTPDYKLGMLTLTGTNPLSAASWTKKSTPIFQRADGNGVYGPGGQGFFTSPDGSETWLTYHANETTGQGCGGTRTTRIQKITWNSDGTPNLGTPASLGSTPTAPAGDPGGGVTFPVAGTRYRLINQNSGAVLDAVNCGTANGTAVDQWASLGNACQQWTFAKAGGGYYTITNANSGTVLDSVNCGAADGTALNLWAPLGNACQQWSVTPVNGRYLIANRANGKVLDVTNCGTANGTAVRQWAALGNTCQEWRITP